In a single window of the Papaver somniferum cultivar HN1 chromosome 8, ASM357369v1, whole genome shotgun sequence genome:
- the LOC113302768 gene encoding cytochrome c1-2, heme protein, mitochondrial-like: MAGRTAIHQLLRKKLQSQSSSIPVLSYIFPKQDQDGAGSAGMKFLRASALLGAGVTGLLSFTTVASADEAEHGLACPDYPWPHQGILSSYDHSSIRRGHQVYQQVCASCHSMSLISYRDLVGVAYTEEETKAMAAEIEVEDGPNDEGEMFTRPGKLSDRLPQPYANEQAARFANGGAYPPDLSLITKARHNGQNYVFSLLTGYRDPPAGVSIREGLHYNPYFPGGAIAMPKMLIDGAIEYEDGTPATEAQMGKDVVSFLSWAAEPEMEERKLMGFKWIFVLSLALLQAGYYRRMRWSVLKSRKLVMDVVN, translated from the exons ATGGCTGGAAGAACAGCGATTCATCAATTATTGAGGAAGAAGCTTCAATCTCAATCTTCATCT ATCCCAGTATTGTCATATATCTTTCCGAAGCAAGATCAAGATGGAGCTGGATCTGCTGGGATGAAGTTCTTAAGAGCATCTGCCCTCCTTGGAGCAGGGGTTACTGGGCTTTTGAGTTTCACAACCGTAGCATCTGCTGATGAGGCAGAGCATGGTTTAGCTTGTCCAGACTACCCTTGGCCTCACCAAGGAATTCTGAGTTCCTATGATCATTCATC GATTCGTCGTGGTCATCAGGTTTACCAACAAGTTTGTGCGTCTTGCCATTCGATGTCTCTAATTTCATACCGTGATCTTGTCGGTGTTGCATATACAGAAGAGGAGACAAAAGCTATGGCTGCTGAGATTGAGGTCGAAGATGGACCTAATGATGAAGGTGAGATGTTTACTCGGCCTGGTAAGCTAAGTGATCGTTTACCTCAGCCATATGCAAATGAACAGGCTGCTAGGTTTGCTAATGGAGGTGCATATCCTCCAGATCTGAGTCTCATCACCAAG GCTCGTCACAATGGTCAAAACTATGTGTTTTCCCTCTTAACTGGCTACCGCGATCCTCCTGCTGGTGTTTCG ATTCGAGAGGGCCTCCATTACAATCCTTACTTCCCCGGTGGAGCAATTGCTATGCCTAAGATGCTTATTGATGGGGCCATTGAGTATGAAGATGGTACCCCTGCTACTGAAGCTCAG ATGGGTAAAGATGTTGTATCATTTTTATCGTGGGCAGCGGAACCTGAAATGGAAGAGAGGAAGCTG ATGGGGTTCAAGTGGATATTTGTATTGTCTCTTGCACTACTACAAGCTGGATACTACAGGCGGATGAGGTGGTCAGTCCTGAAGTCCCGCAAGCTGGTAATGGATGTTGTTAACTAA
- the LOC113305970 gene encoding uncharacterized protein LOC113305970: MVIGENGKLFVKSCNEKIYQETTLLPPADTRMRNIYSRLWKLPTLPRIHQFMWKAISKLTKDVLGSAIVGDDVLCPLCELQTETAGHLIMHCNFSRAVWFAVIGWTSNNNGTLSEWTLSWFDSLHSRTIIENDLVKRAIIAWSIWTERCDKSFNGSNVGPEVIIQRCKNIIEEHSNMIANPLHITPRVNRQNVHWIHPPIYCLTTNCDGSFDSTNFLGDIGLIIRNSAVQWAKELKLERVHFEMDAKVVADAVDNDNSAIDWRLHHIVQDIKNLFSTFSSWKLSYVPKERSKVADMLAKMSRTNIISLSWGCSPPPVISNQVAVDCSHITNHRTGIKKLISSKGQQHPDRQERGNSWLIGSVNSVSAAAATSNNS, translated from the exons ATGGTTATCGGAGAAAACGggaaattatttgtgaaatcatgTAACGAAAAGATCTACCAGGAGACTACTTTACTTCCACCAGCAGACACTAGGATGAGGAATATCTATAGTAGACTATGGAAACTGCCTACTTTACCAAGGATTCATCAATTCATGTGGAAAGCCATCTCCAAACTTACTAAAGATGTGCTTGGTAGCGCAATTGTTGGTGATGATGTTTTATGTCCCTTGTGTGAACTTCAAACGGAAACCGCAGGACATCTGATTATGCACTGCAACTTTTCAAGAGCAGTTTGGTTTGCAGTTATTGGTTGGACATCTAATAACAATGGTACACTATCGGAATGGACACTCAGTTGGTTCGATAGCCTGCACAGTAGAACAATTATAGAGAATGACTTAGTTAAAAGAGCAATCATCGCTTGGAGTATTTGGACAGAGAGATGTGACAAATCTTTCAACGGTAGCAATGTTGGCCCTGAAGTGATCATTCAGAGATGCAAGAATATAATTGAAGAACATTCGAACATGATTGCAAACCCATTACACATTACTCCTAGAGTTAATCGTCAAAATGTTCACTGGATCCATCCTCCTATATATTGTTTGACTACAAATTGTGATGGTTCCTTTGATTCAACTAACTTTTTGGGTGACATTGGTCTAATAATTAGAAATTCTGCAG TGCAATGGGCTAAGGAATTAAAGCTTGAACGAGTTCACTTTGAAATGGACGCTAAAGTGGTTGCAGACGCTGTCGACAACGACAATAGTGCCATCGATTGGAGACTACATCACATTGTTCAAGATATTAAGAATTTATTTTCAACTTTTAGTTCTTGGAAACTCTCTTATGTTCCAAAAGAGAGGAGTAAAGTAGCTGACATGTTAGCCAAAATGTCTAGAACAAATATAATTTCTTTGTCTTGGGGATGTTCCCCTCCACCTGTAATTTCTAATCAAGTTGCGGTGGATTGTTCTCAT ATAACTAATCATAGAACGGGTATCAAGAAGCTTATATCCTCAAAAGGTCAACAG CATCCAGATAGGCAGGAGCGTGGTAATTCATGGCTAATTGGGTCCGTAAATTCAGTTTCAGCAGCAGCTGCAACATCGAATAACTCTTAA
- the LOC113302769 gene encoding uncharacterized protein LOC113302769 — protein sequence MGFLKIFSKSNRFYNPKTKIKAYPFHYISNRRYRDVTINERAEILPVLIVGAGPVGLVLSILLTKLGVKCAVIEKSSSFSQHPQAHFINNRTMEVFRKLDGLAEEIERLQPPVDLWRKFIYCTSLYGSMLGSVDHMQPQDFKRVVSPVSVAHFSQYKLTKLLLKQLEKLNFCVCTSDELEGPNRGWIGERNILLGYECASITATDDGIVVGAKFLKDGVMTVRNIRCGILVGSDGAGSTVRKLMGVAMKGETDLQKLVSVHFMSRDLGNYLLGERPGMLFFIFNTEAIGVLVAHDLDQGEFVLQLPFYPPQQTFEDFNAKVCEELITKLVGRKLVDINVIGIKPWVMHAEVAEKFVSSNNQIILAGDAAHRFPPAGGFGMNTGIQDAHNLAWKIAAIVKGVSPSSLLQTYEMERKPVAVSNTALSIQNFRAAMKVPAALGIDPAVANSVQRIISSGFGSILPTGLQKAILDGIFMVGRKQLSESLLNENNPLGSLRLGKLRRIFEEGDSLQLQFPAEDLGFRYLAGALVPEDGDTVLEAPTGRRRDYVPCAEPGARLPHMNIRRLLKDSSEETLSTLDLVSEDKLEFLLIISPKKKSCDLARAAFKVSEGFDVSLKVCVMWPHGSLVNRLNRSNETLTPWSNYIDVEEVSMSSTSSWWDTCQMTNDGAILVRPDEHIAWRKTTVILDPISEMESVFSQVLGIQRTKL from the exons ATGGGGTTTCTCAAAATTTTCTCCAaaagcaatagattttacaaCCCTAAAACCAAAATTAAGGCTTACCCGTTTCATTACATCTCAAATAGAAGATATAGGGATGTGACAATCAACGAAAGAGCTGAAATTTTGCCGGTTCTCATTGTTGGTGCTGGTCCAGTTGGTCTTGTTCTTTCTATACTTCTCACTAAATTAG GCGTCAAGTGTGCAGTTATAGAGAAAAGCTCTAGCTTTTCTCAGCATCCGCAGGCACATTTCATTAACAATCGAACTATGGAG GTGTTTCGCAAATTAGATGGTCTGGCAGAGGAGATTGAAAGGCTGCAACCACCTGTTGATTTGTGGAGGAAGTTTATATACTGCACCTCTCTTTATGGTTCTATGCTCGGGTCAGTAGACCATATGCAACCCCAAG ATTTCAAACGGGTAGTCAGCCCCGTTTCTGTTGCGCACTTTTCACAGTACAAGCTTACCAAGTTGCTACTGAAGCAATTAGAGAAACTCAACTTCTGTGTTTGTACTTCTGATGAACTAGAAGGTCCTAACCGTGGCTGGATTGGTGAAAGGAATATACTGCTCGGATATGAGTGTGCATCTATAACTGCTACTGATGACGGCATCGTGGTGGGTGCAAAATTTCTCAAAGATGGAGTAATGACTGTAAGAAATATACGCTGTGGTATCCTTGTTGGGTCTGATGGTGCTGGAAGTACTGTCAGAAAGCTGATGGGTGTAGCCATGAAAGGTGAAACGGACTTGCAAAAGCTTGTCAGCGTCCATTTCATGAGCCGTGATCTTGGAAACTACCTACTCGGCGAGAGACCTGGAATGCTATTCTTTATCTTCAACACGGAAGCAATAGGGGTTCTCGTTGCACATGATCTGGACCAAGGAGAGTTTGTGCTACAG CTTCCATTCTATCCTCCTCAGCAGACCTTCGAGGATTTCAATGCAAAG GTATGCGAAGAGTTAATCACCAAATTAGTTGGCAGAAAGCTCGTGGACATAAATGTCATTGGTATAAAGCCATGGGTGATGCatgctgaagttgcagagaagtttgtatcttcaaataatcaaataatactTGCTGGTGATGCTGCGCATCGTTTTCCACCAGCTGGTGGTTTTG GAATGAATACTGGCATCCAGGATGCTCATAACTTAGCTTGGAAAATTGCAGCTATTGTAAAGGGTGTTTCTCCATCTTCGCTTCTGCAGACTTATGAAATGGAACGCAAGCCG GTTGCTGTATCCAATACAGCACTCAGTATTCAGAACTTCAGAGCTGCTATGAAGGTTCCTGCTGCACTTGGTATTGACCCAGCTGTTGCAAACTCAG TGCAGCGAATAATTAGTAGTGGATTTGGTTCCATACTGCCTACTGGTTTACAAAAAGCAATCTTGGATGGAATTTTTATGGTAGGGCGTAAACAACTTTCAGAATCACTCTTAAACGAAAACAACCCACTGGGGTCATTGAGGCTTGGTAAATTAAGGCGGATATTTGAGGAGGGAGACAGCCTTCAGCTCCAGTTTCCTGCTGAAGATCTTGGATTCAG GTACCTTGCAGGAGCTCTTGTTCCTGAAGATGGTGACACAGTGTTGGAAGCTCCAACTGGACGTAGAAGGGACTATGTTCCCTGTGCTGAACCTGGGGCACGTTTACCACATATGAATATCAGACGTTTGCTGAAGGACTCTAGTGAG GAGACATTGTCTACACTGGATCTTGTAAGTGAAGATAAACTCGAGTTCTTGCTCATTATATCTCCAAAAAAGAAGTCCTGTGATCTTGCTAGAGCTGCATTCAAGGTATCTGAGGGATTTGACGTCTCTCTCAAGGTATGTGTAATGTGGCCTCACGGTTCCCTCGTAAACAGACTAAATAGAAGTAATGAGACACTTACTCCCTGGAGTAATTACATTGATGTTGAAGAAGTGAGCATGTCTTCGACTTCATCATGGTGGGACACTTGTCAAATGACAAACGATGGAGCCATTCTAGTCAGACCTGATGAACATATTGCTTGGCGTAAGACAACTGTTATCCTTGATCCTATTTCGGAGATGGAGAGCGTCTTTTCTCAAGTATTAGGAATCCAGAGAACTAAACTATAA